One genomic segment of Flavobacteriaceae bacterium includes these proteins:
- a CDS encoding 3-oxoacid CoA-transferase subunit A: protein MIHKEVKNVQEALEGVTSGMTLMLGGFGLCGIPENAIGELVRLGVKGLTCISNNAGVDDFGLGLLLQHKQIRKMISSYVGENDEFERQMLSGELEVELTPQGTLAEKCRAAQAGFPAFYTPAGYGTEVAEGKETREFNGKMYVLELAYTADFSFVKAWKGDSTGNLIFKGTARNFNPCMCGSAHITVAEVEELVPVGTLDPNHIHIPGIFVQRIFQGEKYEKRIEQRTIRKREL from the coding sequence ATGATACATAAAGAAGTAAAAAATGTTCAGGAAGCCCTTGAAGGAGTTACCAGTGGAATGACTTTAATGTTAGGAGGTTTTGGGCTATGTGGAATTCCTGAAAATGCCATAGGAGAGCTGGTCAGGTTGGGTGTAAAAGGCCTTACCTGCATCTCTAACAATGCCGGAGTAGACGATTTTGGATTAGGCCTTTTACTACAGCATAAGCAAATACGAAAAATGATTTCATCTTATGTAGGCGAAAATGATGAATTTGAGAGGCAGATGCTTTCAGGTGAACTTGAAGTAGAATTAACACCACAAGGTACATTAGCGGAAAAATGCAGAGCTGCCCAAGCAGGATTTCCTGCATTTTATACTCCGGCAGGTTACGGAACCGAAGTAGCCGAAGGAAAAGAAACCAGAGAGTTCAACGGTAAAATGTACGTATTAGAACTTGCTTATACAGCAGACTTCTCTTTTGTAAAAGCGTGGAAAGGAGATAGCACAGGCAATTTAATTTTTAAAGGGACAGCACGTAATTTTAATCCGTGTATGTGTGGCTCTGCTCATATAACTGTGGCAGAAGTAGAAGAGTTAGTTCCCGTTGGAACATTGGACCCAAATCATATTCACATCCCCGGAATTTTTGTACAGCGAATTTTTCAAGGCGAGAAATATGAAAAAAGAATTGAACAACGAACAATCCGCAAACGAGAATTATAA
- a CDS encoding 3-oxoacid CoA-transferase subunit B, with product MLDKNGIAKRIAKEVKNGYYVNLGIGIPTLVANFVQEDLEVEFQSENGVLGMGPFPFEGEEDADIINAGKQTVTTMPGASFFDSATSFSMIRGKHVHLTILGAMEVAENGDIANWKIPGEMVKGMGGAMDLVASADSIIVAMMHTNKKGASKLLKRCSLPLTGVGCVTKVVTNLAVMEIKNNQFHLLERAPGARIEDIQNATEGTLVVGDHIPEMNI from the coding sequence ATGTTAGACAAAAACGGAATCGCTAAAAGAATAGCAAAAGAAGTAAAAAACGGTTACTATGTAAACTTAGGGATAGGAATTCCTACACTGGTTGCCAATTTTGTACAAGAAGATTTGGAAGTTGAATTTCAGAGCGAAAACGGTGTTTTAGGCATGGGGCCTTTTCCTTTTGAAGGTGAAGAAGATGCAGATATTATCAATGCGGGAAAACAAACCGTCACGACAATGCCGGGTGCCAGTTTTTTTGATTCTGCTACCAGTTTTTCCATGATACGCGGAAAACATGTACACCTGACCATCCTGGGAGCAATGGAGGTTGCAGAAAACGGAGATATTGCCAACTGGAAAATTCCGGGGGAAATGGTAAAAGGAATGGGAGGTGCAATGGATTTAGTAGCCTCTGCAGATAGTATTATTGTTGCCATGATGCATACCAATAAAAAAGGAGCATCAAAATTGCTAAAACGCTGTTCGTTACCTTTAACAGGTGTAGGATGTGTTACAAAGGTAGTTACTAATCTGGCAGTAATGGAAATTAAAAACAATCAATTTCATTTACTTGAAAGAGCTCCGGGAGCTCGTATAGAAGATATTCAAAATGCTACGGAAGGAACATTGGTGGTTGGAGATCATATCCCTGAAATGAATATATAA
- the xth gene encoding exodeoxyribonuclease III gives MKIMSYNVNGIRAALKKGFLDWLRKANPDVICIQETKAHKEQLDTEAFEAAGYPYHYWFSAQKRGYSGVAVFCKGKPNHIAYGTGIETMDFEGRNLRVDYDTVSIMSLYIPSGTNLDRLEFKLKYMADFQEYIHKLKQEIPNLVICGDYNICHEEIDIHNPKMKNVSGFLPVEREWIGNFINSGFTDSFRHLNKDPHRYSWWSYRANARANNKGWRIDYNMVSEPLKNTITRAYILPEAEHSDHCPIAVELNI, from the coding sequence ATGAAAATAATGTCTTATAATGTTAACGGAATCCGAGCAGCACTTAAAAAAGGCTTTTTAGATTGGCTGCGAAAAGCAAATCCGGATGTTATCTGTATTCAGGAAACTAAAGCCCATAAAGAGCAGTTAGACACTGAAGCATTTGAAGCTGCCGGATATCCATATCATTATTGGTTTTCAGCACAAAAAAGAGGCTATTCAGGTGTAGCTGTTTTTTGTAAAGGAAAACCGAACCATATAGCATATGGGACAGGAATTGAAACGATGGATTTTGAAGGAAGAAACCTTCGGGTAGATTATGACACCGTTTCTATTATGAGTTTGTATATTCCTTCCGGTACAAATTTAGATCGGTTGGAATTTAAGCTGAAATACATGGCAGATTTTCAGGAATATATACATAAACTAAAACAAGAAATTCCGAACTTGGTCATTTGCGGAGATTATAATATTTGTCATGAAGAAATAGATATCCATAACCCGAAAATGAAAAATGTTTCCGGATTCTTACCTGTAGAACGAGAATGGATTGGCAACTTTATTAATAGCGGTTTTACAGACAGCTTTCGTCATTTAAATAAAGATCCTCACCGCTATAGTTGGTGGAGTTACAGAGCAAATGCCAGAGCAAATAATAAAGGTTGGAGAATTGATTATAATATGGTTTCCGAACCGTTAAAAAATACCATTACAAGAGCATATATTTTACCCGAAGCAGAACATTCGGACCACTGCCCGATTGCAGTAGAACTTAATATCTAA
- a CDS encoding transglycosylase SLT domain-containing protein, which produces MKTPLLIICSILFSLSLNAQLHKDALSLEKNIVKTSKEALFSDVDIARIDSLVLDAKFNSPLYDTAAYFIRDIATKEVSSVQLAATVLKKRLAAINAKTPFHIAYNPALERVIKSYLKYRRKYYPNLMARATYYFPMFEKYLDQYNIPLEMKYLAIVESALYPKAKSRVGAKGLWQFMYQTGKQYKLKVSSYVDERQDPVKSTIAACEYLSDLYKIFGDWDLALAAYNSGPGNVSKAIKRSGGYKNYWNIRRYLPRETAGYVPAFYATMYLFEYAKEHHLSKNIPKIYHFETDTIHVKRTISFKQISEKTGIDIKVLSFLNPSYKLNTIPYIKNKNYTVTIPKIATIGFLKTEKELYALADRNDAKREKPLPKYFEVDKRVRYRVRRGDYLGKIARRFGVRISQIKKWNGLRSNHLRIGQRLSIYPRRI; this is translated from the coding sequence ATGAAAACCCCCCTGCTCATTATATGTAGTATTCTCTTTAGTTTGAGTTTGAATGCTCAATTGCATAAAGACGCTTTGTCCCTAGAAAAAAATATTGTCAAAACTTCTAAAGAAGCATTGTTTTCCGATGTAGACATTGCCCGTATAGACAGCTTGGTTTTAGACGCTAAATTTAACTCTCCTCTGTACGATACAGCAGCATATTTTATAAGAGATATCGCTACAAAAGAGGTGTCGTCTGTCCAATTAGCAGCAACTGTTTTAAAAAAACGCCTGGCAGCTATTAATGCTAAAACACCTTTTCATATTGCATACAACCCTGCACTGGAGAGGGTCATTAAATCGTATTTAAAATATCGCAGGAAGTACTATCCGAATTTAATGGCAAGGGCAACATACTACTTCCCAATGTTTGAAAAATACTTAGACCAATACAATATTCCTTTGGAAATGAAATATTTGGCAATTGTAGAATCTGCATTATACCCAAAAGCCAAATCAAGAGTGGGTGCTAAGGGCTTATGGCAGTTTATGTATCAAACAGGAAAACAATACAAGTTAAAAGTGAGTTCTTATGTTGATGAACGCCAGGATCCCGTAAAATCTACCATTGCAGCCTGTGAATACCTAAGTGATCTGTACAAAATTTTCGGCGACTGGGATCTGGCTTTAGCTGCCTATAATTCAGGCCCGGGAAATGTTTCCAAAGCAATTAAAAGATCCGGAGGATATAAGAACTACTGGAATATTCGCCGATATTTGCCAAGAGAAACAGCAGGTTATGTACCTGCTTTTTATGCAACCATGTATTTGTTTGAGTATGCCAAAGAACACCATTTAAGTAAAAACATTCCGAAAATATATCATTTTGAAACAGATACTATCCATGTTAAACGCACAATAAGTTTTAAACAAATATCAGAAAAAACAGGAATAGATATAAAAGTACTCTCTTTTTTAAACCCTTCTTATAAGTTAAATACGATTCCATATATAAAAAATAAAAATTATACGGTAACCATTCCTAAAATAGCTACCATAGGGTTCTTAAAAACCGAAAAAGAATTATATGCATTGGCAGACAGAAATGATGCAAAAAGAGAAAAACCACTTCCCAAATACTTTGAGGTGGATAAAAGGGTTCGCTACAGAGTGAGGCGTGGAGATTATCTGGGGAAAATAGCTCGTAGGTTTGGAGTGCGAATAAGTCAGATAAAAAAATGGAACGGTTTGAGAAGCAATCATTTAAGAATAGGGCAGAGGCTGAGTATTTACCCTAGGAGAATTTGA
- a CDS encoding DUF4837 family protein: MKKIIAVICIFFLHTSCGGNDSFVMPPSVGNINHVLVVIKGNLWKGSVGDEIKKSLSKLQRELPQEEPVLSLLHVEPNKFSNIIQRNRNILIIEERADEMFKTIKNKYAGPQTIVYISAKNKEEIKRVISEKGKEIVAIFRTADILQTQRVFRAKKINDILYKTVKNLNISLTIPEEYRTVDDTGEFLWLRHRLKSGIAKGAGSNNIIVYALPLTDTSVMRASIAQIRDSIGERYIPGAREGMYMITEKAYTPETLAIELKGYKAFETRGKWEVKNAFMAGPFVNYTILDKKNNRWLIVEGFTYAPSVDKRDLLFELEAIAKSVIIK; this comes from the coding sequence ATGAAAAAAATAATAGCGGTTATATGTATATTCTTTTTACATACTTCCTGCGGAGGCAATGACTCATTTGTGATGCCTCCTTCTGTTGGTAATATTAACCATGTTCTTGTTGTAATAAAAGGGAACCTGTGGAAAGGAAGTGTAGGAGATGAAATAAAGAAATCTTTAAGTAAATTACAAAGAGAGCTACCACAAGAAGAACCTGTCTTATCACTATTGCACGTCGAACCGAATAAATTTTCAAATATCATTCAAAGAAATCGCAATATTCTGATCATAGAAGAAAGAGCAGACGAAATGTTTAAAACGATAAAAAATAAGTATGCCGGCCCGCAAACCATTGTATATATTTCAGCAAAAAACAAAGAAGAAATCAAACGTGTTATTTCGGAAAAAGGGAAAGAAATTGTTGCTATTTTCAGAACGGCTGATATCTTACAGACACAAAGGGTATTTAGAGCCAAGAAAATAAATGATATATTGTATAAAACCGTAAAGAATTTAAATATTTCTTTAACTATCCCCGAAGAATACAGAACGGTAGATGATACAGGGGAGTTTTTATGGTTGCGTCATCGCTTGAAAAGCGGAATAGCAAAAGGAGCAGGAAGTAACAATATCATAGTTTATGCATTGCCACTAACAGACACCTCTGTAATGAGAGCTAGTATAGCTCAAATAAGAGATTCTATTGGAGAAAGATATATCCCCGGTGCAAGAGAAGGCATGTATATGATTACCGAAAAAGCCTATACTCCGGAAACCTTAGCTATAGAATTAAAAGGATATAAAGCTTTTGAGACCAGAGGCAAATGGGAAGTGAAGAATGCATTTATGGCAGGTCCTTTTGTAAACTACACCATTTTAGATAAAAAAAATAACAGATGGTTAATTGTAGAAGGTTTTACGTATGCTCCGTCAGTTGATAAAAGAGATCTTTTATTTGAATTAGAAGCAATTGCAAAATCAGTAATCATAAAGTGA
- a CDS encoding DUF1761 family protein — MDTNYLILALAALVPLVMGFIWYGPMLFQKAWMKQMGFTEESLKGGNMAFIFILSYVFSFMLAMLLQLSVIHQTGVFSTLTGEPGFMDKTGEVYTYFQDFMATYGDRFRTFKHGALHGALTGIFLILPVLATQAMFERKTAKYVLINVGYWTITLAIMGGILCQWV; from the coding sequence ATGGATACGAACTATTTAATTCTTGCACTAGCTGCATTAGTACCCCTGGTAATGGGCTTTATTTGGTATGGCCCCATGCTATTTCAGAAAGCCTGGATGAAACAAATGGGTTTTACGGAAGAATCTTTAAAAGGCGGAAACATGGCTTTTATTTTTATTTTAAGCTATGTATTTAGTTTTATGTTAGCCATGTTATTACAATTATCTGTCATTCATCAAACAGGAGTTTTCTCTACTCTAACCGGAGAACCGGGATTCATGGATAAAACAGGAGAAGTATATACCTATTTTCAGGATTTTATGGCGACCTACGGAGACCGCTTCAGAACATTTAAACACGGAGCTTTACACGGAGCTTTAACAGGTATTTTTCTAATACTTCCCGTATTGGCAACTCAAGCCATGTTTGAGCGTAAAACCGCTAAATATGTGCTTATTAATGTTGGCTATTGGACCATAACACTTGCCATAATGGGAGGTATTCTTTGCCAGTGGGTATAA
- the trpS gene encoding tryptophan--tRNA ligase — protein sequence MSRILTGVQSTGTPHLGNLLGAILPAIEMANNPKNESFLFIADMHSLTQIKDGNELRENTYSTAATWLACGLDVSKTVFYRQSDIPEVTELTWYLSCFFPYQRLTLAHSFKDKADRLADVNTGLFTYPMLMAADILLYDAEIVPVGKDQLQHLEMTRDVANRFNHIVGNTLVPPNAKIQEHTKLVPGTDGQKMSKSRDNIINIFLPEKKLRKQIMSIKTDSTPLEEPKNPDTDNVFALYKLMASDKQIHEMWSNYTGGNYGYGHAKQELCELILDSFNPIRDRYTYFMENKNEIDTILHTGALKAKKVAQDVLQRVRNKIGY from the coding sequence ATGTCCAGAATTTTAACAGGTGTTCAGAGTACGGGAACACCGCACCTAGGGAATTTACTGGGGGCTATATTGCCTGCTATAGAAATGGCAAATAACCCTAAAAACGAATCGTTTTTGTTTATTGCAGACATGCATTCTTTAACTCAAATTAAAGACGGAAACGAATTGAGGGAAAATACGTATAGTACTGCAGCTACCTGGCTAGCATGTGGGTTAGATGTTTCCAAGACTGTCTTTTACAGGCAAAGTGATATTCCGGAAGTAACCGAACTCACTTGGTATTTGAGTTGTTTTTTTCCTTATCAAAGGTTGACTTTAGCACATAGTTTTAAGGACAAGGCAGATCGTCTTGCAGATGTAAATACAGGCTTATTTACGTATCCAATGTTAATGGCTGCCGATATTCTTTTATATGATGCCGAAATTGTTCCGGTAGGGAAAGATCAATTGCAGCATCTGGAAATGACCCGGGATGTTGCTAACAGATTTAATCATATAGTAGGAAATACATTAGTCCCTCCCAATGCAAAAATTCAGGAACATACTAAATTAGTCCCCGGTACAGATGGTCAAAAAATGAGTAAATCCAGGGATAATATCATCAATATTTTTTTACCTGAAAAAAAACTGCGAAAACAAATCATGTCTATTAAGACAGACAGTACTCCACTGGAAGAACCTAAAAATCCCGATACCGACAATGTTTTTGCATTGTATAAATTAATGGCATCCGATAAACAGATACATGAAATGTGGAGTAATTATACAGGAGGCAATTATGGGTACGGGCATGCAAAACAAGAATTATGCGAACTTATTTTAGATTCATTTAATCCTATAAGAGATCGGTATACTTATTTTATGGAAAATAAAAATGAGATCGATACTATTCTCCATACAGGTGCTTTAAAAGCCAAAAAGGTAGCTCAAGACGTACTGCAAAGAGTCCGAAATAAAATAGGGTATTAA
- a CDS encoding 1-acyl-sn-glycerol-3-phosphate acyltransferase, with protein MGYVKIPFLILWRFWFYFLIFVTVLLMTPVLLIVTARERYYIAFWKLIRIWAFFLIYAMGFRLKISEEQKLDHNQSYMFCPNHASLMDPFVLIAISKNPIVFIGKKELVKVPVFGFFYKKVVIIVDRSSYTSRKKVYERAKKKLKNGVSMGIFPEGLVPEMDVILSPFKKGAFNLAIEHQIPIVPQTYYDCKRLFSWDILKGGMGTLRVKQHHFIETKNRDISEADSLKDQVFDVIYNELYNDELYMKNTDHYNEKKSNS; from the coding sequence ATGGGATATGTAAAAATACCTTTTCTAATACTTTGGCGGTTTTGGTTTTACTTTCTAATATTTGTAACCGTATTGTTAATGACTCCTGTTTTATTGATAGTAACAGCCAGGGAACGTTATTATATTGCCTTTTGGAAACTGATAAGAATTTGGGCTTTTTTCTTGATATATGCTATGGGCTTCAGGCTAAAAATTAGTGAAGAACAAAAATTAGATCACAACCAGAGTTACATGTTTTGTCCAAATCACGCATCTTTAATGGATCCTTTTGTATTAATTGCCATTTCTAAAAATCCGATTGTTTTTATCGGAAAGAAAGAACTGGTAAAGGTTCCCGTTTTTGGATTTTTTTATAAAAAGGTAGTCATTATAGTAGATAGAAGTAGTTATACCAGTAGAAAAAAGGTATACGAGAGGGCTAAAAAAAAGTTAAAAAACGGTGTGAGTATGGGCATCTTTCCTGAAGGATTGGTGCCCGAAATGGATGTCATTTTAAGCCCGTTTAAAAAAGGGGCTTTCAATTTGGCGATAGAACATCAAATACCCATTGTGCCTCAAACATATTATGATTGTAAGCGTCTTTTTTCCTGGGACATTTTAAAAGGAGGAATGGGAACGCTTAGGGTAAAACAACACCATTTCATTGAAACAAAAAACAGGGATATTTCTGAAGCAGATTCTCTGAAAGACCAGGTATTTGATGTGATTTATAATGAATTATATAATGATGAGTTATATATGAAAAATACGGACCACTACAATGAAAAAAAGAGCAATTCATGA
- a CDS encoding transposase: MDTYIDLLKLILPELLVEHFDLSKHSVENEVMHLYFEERNIVPKEESERILIAHGFHKELTIQDFPLRGNTVYLHIKRRRWLDRKTKQIVQRDWNLVAQGTRMTEQFAAFLKEISR, translated from the coding sequence TTGGATACTTATATAGATTTACTAAAATTAATTTTACCAGAGTTGTTAGTTGAACATTTTGATTTGTCAAAACATAGTGTTGAAAATGAAGTGATGCATTTGTATTTTGAAGAACGTAACATAGTTCCCAAAGAAGAATCAGAACGTATCTTGATAGCTCACGGATTTCATAAAGAGCTTACCATTCAAGACTTTCCATTACGAGGCAACACAGTATATCTTCACATTAAACGTCGTAGATGGTTAGATAGGAAGACCAAACAAATTGTACAAAGAGATTGGAATTTAGTAGCACAGGGGACTCGAATGACAGAGCAGTTCGCTGCTTTTTTAAAAGAAATTAGTAGATAG
- a CDS encoding DDE transposase: MGRFYGVDGKKLGRQYRDYLSEFKQWKQKKHAKEWHVFPENIGAYLSIDETALSKGELYTIITNKKAKGKKGAIVGVFAGTKIEPIIEQLLKISSKKRNKVKEITLDMANSMKNIAKTCFPKAIQVTDRFHVQKLALEALQDIRIKHRWNAIDLENDLIKLAKTKGKEYQPEIFDNGDTRKQLLARSRYLLYKSPEKWTQNQYLRSKILFEKYPDIQKAFNLNQSLRNIFNTAKSIQIAYTKLAHWYNDVEKSGFKAFNTIANTISINYRSILNYFINRSTNASAESFNAKIKAFRAQFRGVKNVEFFLFRLTQIFA, encoded by the coding sequence ATAGGTAGATTTTACGGAGTTGATGGTAAAAAACTTGGACGTCAATATCGTGATTATTTAAGTGAGTTTAAACAATGGAAACAAAAAAAACATGCTAAAGAGTGGCATGTTTTTCCTGAAAATATAGGTGCTTATTTATCTATTGATGAAACAGCATTGTCTAAAGGAGAACTCTACACCATTATTACCAATAAAAAAGCCAAAGGTAAAAAAGGAGCTATTGTAGGGGTTTTTGCAGGCACTAAGATAGAACCCATTATAGAACAGTTACTTAAAATATCCTCTAAAAAAAGAAACAAAGTCAAAGAAATTACACTAGATATGGCGAACTCTATGAAAAATATAGCCAAAACATGTTTCCCTAAGGCCATACAAGTAACTGATAGATTCCATGTGCAAAAACTAGCTCTAGAAGCGCTACAAGATATTAGAATAAAACATCGATGGAATGCAATAGACCTAGAAAATGACCTAATCAAGTTAGCAAAAACAAAAGGTAAAGAGTATCAACCTGAGATATTTGACAATGGGGACACTAGAAAACAACTCTTAGCTAGAAGTAGATATTTACTCTATAAATCTCCTGAAAAATGGACACAAAATCAATATCTAAGAAGCAAAATACTTTTTGAAAAATATCCTGATATTCAAAAGGCTTTTAACTTAAATCAGAGCCTTAGAAATATATTCAATACAGCTAAATCAATACAAATTGCATATACAAAACTAGCACATTGGTATAATGATGTAGAAAAATCTGGTTTTAAAGCTTTTAATACAATAGCAAATACAATTTCTATAAATTATCGGTCAATACTCAATTATTTTATCAATCGGAGTACAAATGCTTCTGCTGAATCTTTTAATGCTAAGATTAAAGCCTTTAGAGCGCAGTTTAGAGGTGTTAAAAATGTAGAATTCTTCCTGTTCAGATTAACACAAATTTTTGCCTAA
- the recO gene encoding DNA repair protein RecO, which yields MSIITTKAIVMNAIKYSDTSLIAKLYTESNGLKSYLIRGVLKAKKGTLKPAYFQPFTQLKITATHNTKGKLNSIREAHILYPNTTIYKSVTKQSIVLFLSEILGSCIREEEVNKPLYHYLENAISKLDSNDKMANFHLLFLLNLTRFIGFYPELSNIHKKAFNLIEGVFTDITEGQDMVTGEQLSQFKKLLGIDFDNVESMLFRKSERQQILQIIIRYFELHLDGFKKPKSLTILEAVFS from the coding sequence ATGAGCATCATTACTACAAAGGCAATTGTAATGAATGCAATAAAATATAGCGATACAAGCCTTATTGCAAAACTTTATACGGAGTCCAACGGATTGAAATCATATCTGATCAGAGGAGTTTTAAAAGCTAAAAAAGGAACACTAAAACCGGCGTATTTTCAACCATTTACACAACTTAAGATCACAGCTACCCACAATACAAAAGGAAAGTTGAACAGTATTAGGGAAGCACATATTCTATACCCGAATACAACCATATATAAAAGTGTCACAAAACAATCGATTGTACTTTTTCTATCCGAAATTTTAGGAAGCTGTATCCGGGAAGAAGAAGTCAACAAACCTTTGTATCACTATTTGGAAAATGCTATTTCCAAACTGGACAGCAATGATAAAATGGCTAATTTTCACCTGCTTTTTTTACTAAACCTTACCCGGTTCATTGGTTTCTACCCGGAACTTTCAAATATTCATAAAAAAGCTTTTAATCTGATTGAAGGAGTTTTTACAGATATCACGGAAGGACAGGATATGGTTACAGGTGAGCAGCTAAGTCAATTTAAAAAACTATTAGGCATAGATTTTGATAATGTAGAAAGCATGCTATTTCGAAAAAGTGAAAGGCAGCAGATTTTACAGATTATAATTAGATATTTTGAATTACATTTGGACGGGTTTAAAAAACCAAAATCGTTAACCATTTTAGAAGCAGTATTCAGTTGA